GCCTCAATTAATGGCGTATCTGAATAAGCTTGTTCAGGTTCATGGAGCTAATCATCCGGAACTGAAAGAGATTGCTGATTTGTTTTCATTGGTAAATACTGAATTACCCATACATCAGCGACAGGAAGAAGAGGTGTTTTTTCCGGCTATTAAAGAAGCACTGCGCACTAATTCAGTGCAGGCCAAAGAAATAATTACTTCACAAATAGCTCCGATGATGGATGAACATGAACTGATAGGCGGTACAATAGACAAAATAAATGTGTTGAGTAAGAGGTATTCTGTTCCGGATGATGGTTGTAATACCTATCGTCTGACTTATAAATTACTTGAAGAGTTTGAAGATGATCTGCATACGCATGTGCATCTGGAAAATAATATTTTGTACCCTAAGGCATTAAACTTAACCAAATAGAGAGGGATATTCATTAAATATTCTGAGCAAAAACAGTGATTATGGAAAAAGCAAGTGACGAATTGAGACATGAGCATGAAGCTATTAAGATAGCTCTGAATGTCTTAGACAGTATAGCAACAAAAATTCAGCAAAGTGAAAATGTAGATGTGCAGGATTTAAAGGAATTAGTTGAGTTTGTGGTTCTTTTTGCCGACAAGAATCATCATGGAAAAGAAGAGGATTTATATTTCCCTTCTCTTGAGGAAGTTGGCATTCCTAAAGATGGTGGACCTATTGGTGTAATGCTTGCAGAACACGAACAAGGCAGAAGCAATATCCGTGCAATGAGAGAAAGTGTTTCTGAACAAAATACAGATCTGCAAACTTTTGCAAACGCTGCATTCTCTTATGTTGCTTTAATGAGAAATCATATTGAGAAAGAAAACAATATCCTGTTTATGATGGGCGATCGTATGATTCCCGGAAGCATACAGAATGAGCTATTAACAAAATTCAGAGAACATGAAGAAAAGGTTATTGATGAAGACAAGTATAATGAACTTCAGGCATTACTGGCAAAGCTAGCGAAGAAATATATTAGTTGACATAAACTATAAAGATGAATGTAAAAAGGCAGCAAACGAATTTGCTGCCTTTTTTGAAGTATTTTCAGTTTTTGTAGTTCTTAATTAAGTCCAAAAGATTTCATATCTTCTTCCACGGTTGTGATAGTCTGAACGCCAAAACTGTCCTGAACAATTTTTAAAAGGTTAGGAGTCAAGAAGCCAGGCATAGTAGGACCGATATGTGTATTCTTTATTCCAAGATATAGCAGGGCAAGATGAACAATGATTGCTTTTTGCTCGTACCAGGCAATATTAAAGATAATTGGTAACTTGTTGATGTCGTCCAGATTCAGAACTTCTTTTAATTTAAGCGCAACTACTGCCCATGAATATGAATCATTACACTGACCGGCATCCAGTACTCTTGGTATACCGTTGATGTCGCCTAATTTCAGCTTGTTATAGCGGTATTTAGCACATCCAGAAGTAAGAATCACAGTATCTTTTGGCAGTTGTTTTGCAAATTCAGTATAATACTCACGGCTTTTCTGGCGAGCATCACAACCTGACATCACAACCAGTCTTTTTATTGCTCCCGAATTTACAGCATCCAGAATCTTACCGGCAAGAGCCAACACCTGATTGTGTGCAAAGCCGATAGTTATTTCACCATTCTCAATTTCTGTAGGAGGCGGACATGTTTTTGCCAGTTCTATAATTTCAGAAAAGTCTTTATGACCATTAGCCAGTTTCTTATCAATAACTTTCCATTCGGGCATTCCTGCAGCTCCTGTTGTAAATATCCTATCGTTATAGGTGGTTGTTTTGCGTGGAGGTACCAGACAATTCGTGGTGAATAGAACCGGACCATTAAATGTTTCAAATTCATCAAGCTGGCGGTGCCATGCATTTCCGTAGTTTCCAACAAGATGTTTGTATTTCTTAAAATGAGGATAAGCATGAGACGGTAGCATCTCGGAATGAGTATAAACATCAACGCCTTTACCTTCGGTTTGTATTAATAGTTGCTCCAAATCATTCAGATCGTGTCCACTAATAAGGATACCAGGATTTTTACCAACTCCGATATTAACTTTCGAAATCTCCGGATTTCCAAAAGTGGAAGTGTTTGCTTTATCAAGCAAAGCCATCACCTTAACTCCATACTCACCGGTTTTTACAAGCCAGTCGAGCATATCTTTCAGGTTCATAGGTTTGGAGATCATGACAAGAGTCTCTTCCATGAAGTTGTATATATCCTGTTCTTCGAATCCCAGATTGAAGGCATGTTCCGCATAGGCTGCAATACCTTTTATACCAAACAATGTATACTGTTTCAATGCACGGATATCTTCGTCTTTGTCAAAGAACAAAGTGCTAACCTGCTTTGCTTTTTCATGAAAATCGGCTTCGCTTGTTCCTTTCCAGTCAAGTGCATCATTCTTTTCACTAATACTTGCTTTTGTTTTCAGGTTATCCCGGAGAGTGATGCAATCATTGATAGCCTTCATTATTGAAACGTTATCAAAATTCGCATTTGTGATAGTTATAAACAGGCCATTAGTAATATGTTTACTCTCTACGTTAGTATCTATCCCTTTTTTTCGGGCTTCGATAGTTGCAAATGCAAGACCCTGACACGCAAATATTAATAAATCCTGAATATTGGCGGTATCTTCTTTTTTACCGCAAACTCCGTTAATGGTGCAGCCCGTATTCTTGGCTGTCTCCTGACACTGGTTACAAAACATGCTCATAGTATTTCAGTTTTAAAAGTTAATATACAAAGATGCCGGTTCAAAAAATCAGTATACAATAAACAAGTAGAAAAATAATTAGTTTATTTACTTTTGGACTTTTACAGGTATATAACATATAGATATCACAAAATATAGAATATGTTTTACTTAGTTAAAGAGTGATTGATATTCCATATATACCCGTTTGGGTATAAATATATTGAATTAATTATAAATTGTACCCAAACGGATATAATTTTGTTGTTCAATTAGTAAATTATACCCAATCCCTCAGAAAGGAATAGTATGCAAGTGCAATAATTAGTAGTCTGATTTATTTCCTGGTTTAATATATTTATGTAATATTGTACTCTCAATTCATTTGATATGGCACCATTCTCAAAAGACATAAGAACTTATACCTTTCCCGAATTTGAAGGAAATAATCTTTCTTTTTCGCTCAGACGGCTTGAGGATTTGTATCGTATGAAACACGGCGAATCTGATATTCCGCACCGTCATGATTATTATACGATTATTTTTTTTGAGAAGGGAGCCGGAACTCATATTATTGACTTTACAGAGTATCAGATTGAGGATCACAGTATTTATTTTATTGTTCCCGGACAGATGCATCAGGTAATTCCTACTTCCGAACCTAAAGGATGGACAATGAAATTTACCGATGAGTTTTTAATATCTAATTCTATTTCTGATAAACTGATAAACGGGATTTATCTGTTTAATGAATTCGGTCAGTCGCCTCCATTGTCAATCAATGAAATGCAGATGCCTGTCTATCTTAATATAATTTCTCAGATAGAATTCTTTTCTAACTCACTTGAAAGTTACACTCAGGAAGCCATCGGTGCACTAATGAAACTTTTCTTTATACAGAGCAATAATCATTGTTCGGTGTACAAGAATAATAACCCGCAGTTGCAGGAAACTACTAATCAGCTGTTGCATTCGTTTAAGCAATTGCTGAATAAGCACTATGCCTCCATGCATCTGGTGGCCGATTTTGCCAATAAGTTGAATGTTACAGCCGATTATCTCAATAAAACGGTGAAAAGCATTACCGGCAAATCTGCCAAAGATCATATTCAGACTAAGATAATTATTGAAGCAAAGCGTTCACTGCTTTTTAGTGAGATCAGCAGCAAAGAGCTGGCTTACGAACTTGGTTTCGAAGAATCGGCCCATTTCAATAACTTTTTTAAGAAAATAACCGGTCAAACACCCTCCGAATTTCGGGTTTTAGCACGTCAGTCCTGATTTTTGCAATCATTCACCTGATTTCATTACTTCGTTCGGCATATCACTGCCGTATCTTTGTCATATCAAATTCAAAGAGAGTTTGAGTAATAAAAAAGAAGAGGTATGAAAACAATATTGCATAAATCAGAAACACGCGGGCATGCCAATCATGGCTGGCTCGACACCCACCATACTTTTAGCTTTGCCAATTATTACAATCCCCAACGTGTACATTTTGGTATGCTTAGAGTACTCAACGACGACCAAATTGCACCAGGAGAAGGTTTCGGCAAGCATCCTCATGACAATATGGAGATAATTACCATTCCGCTTTACGGCGAACTGGAACATAAGGATAGCATGGGCAATCACGGCGTTATCACTACCGGCGAAATTCAGGTGATGAGTGCGGGAACCGGCATCTTCCATAGTGAGTTCAATAAGAATAAGGATAAAGAAGTCGGCTTACTGCAAATATGGGTACTCCCGAACAAAAAGAATGTAACACCGCGGTATGATCAGATTACCTTGACCGATATTCAGAAGCCCGATGAATTTTATCAGATCCTTTCACCTAACTCCGAAGATCAGGGAGTATGGATTTATCAGAATGCCTGGTTTCACCTCGGTGATTTGTCTGAAGGATGGAAAGGAACGTACCAACTGAAAGATAAGAAGAACGGTGTTTACTTCTTTGTAATAGAAGGAAAAGTAACAGTTGCCGGACAGGAGTTGAACAGAAGAGACGGACTAGGTGTTAGTGAAGCAGAGTCAATAGAAATAACAACATCCGCAAAAACAAAACTGCTGGTAATGGAAGTACCAATGCAATAATCAAGTTAGAAATATTATAATTTAAAAATAGACATTATGAACACAATTAAAAAATTCTTAGCAACAGACCAACAATCATGGTCATTATTAGTAGCACGTTTGGCATTAGGCCTTGTTATATTACCTCACGGAATGCAAAAAGCCCTCGGACTCTTCGGAGGATACGGCTTTTCCGGCACACTCGGAGCCTTTCAATCCATGGGAATGCCCCTTCTCATTGGAGTTCTGGTAATTTTGGCAGAATTTGTAGGAAGCATAGGTATTCTTGCAGGTGCCGGAACCCGCTTTATGGCTTTCTCTGTTGGTCTCACTATGGCAGGTGCTGCTGTCCTTGGCGGACATATCAACAATGGTTTTTTCATGAACTGGTTCGGAGCGCAAAAGGGCGAAGGAATTGAATACTTTATTCTTGTTGTTGGTTTGGCTCTTGTTCTTCTCATTGGCGGAAGCGGACGCTATGCTGTCGATAACCTTATTTCAAAGAAACTGAAATAATCAATTACAATTTTAGTAAGAAACGGATAGCTTCCGTATTAAATAGTGCTTTAACTTAAAAAGAATGAATATGAAAAAACTGATTTATCTAGTCTTATCTGCAATACTTTCATTCACGACAATAGTAAGTGCAGAAGCTCAAAATGTAAAAAAGAGCACAACTCCTAGTCAAAAGGAAATTAATAAATTGCGTGCAGAAATTAAAAATTTGACAGCTAATAATGCTGTTATTACAAAAAATCTTGTTACTTTTGATACGCTTGACTACACAGTTTTCAGCAATCAACAGTGGGTTCGCCTACACGAAAGTCATGCCAAAAATATTAAGGTAAATTGGCCTGATGGGCATTTTACTATTGGAATTGAACGTCACATTGCCGATTTGAGTGCTATGTTCGTTTATGCTCCCAATACACAAATTAAAGAACACCCTATTCGTTTTGGATCAGGTAATATGACTTGTGTAACCGGTGTAATGACAGGTACTTTTACAAAACCAATGCCTATAGGTGATGGAAAATTTATCCAACCAACCGGCAAATCTTTCAAATT
This genomic interval from uncultured Bacteroides sp. contains the following:
- the ric gene encoding iron-sulfur cluster repair di-iron protein, whose amino-acid sequence is MKDLRSMKVGDIVTEDFRAAEIFKREGIDFCCGGNQSLEQVAKEKNLNIAEIEYKLNNLDEVVSNRQLNYNDWNLDFLCDYIVNEYHNKVYKLLPQLMAYLNKLVQVHGANHPELKEIADLFSLVNTELPIHQRQEEEVFFPAIKEALRTNSVQAKEIITSQIAPMMDEHELIGGTIDKINVLSKRYSVPDDGCNTYRLTYKLLEEFEDDLHTHVHLENNILYPKALNLTK
- a CDS encoding hemerythrin domain-containing protein, with product MEKASDELRHEHEAIKIALNVLDSIATKIQQSENVDVQDLKELVEFVVLFADKNHHGKEEDLYFPSLEEVGIPKDGGPIGVMLAEHEQGRSNIRAMRESVSEQNTDLQTFANAAFSYVALMRNHIEKENNILFMMGDRMIPGSIQNELLTKFREHEEKVIDEDKYNELQALLAKLAKKYIS
- the hcp gene encoding hydroxylamine reductase — protein: MFCNQCQETAKNTGCTINGVCGKKEDTANIQDLLIFACQGLAFATIEARKKGIDTNVESKHITNGLFITITNANFDNVSIMKAINDCITLRDNLKTKASISEKNDALDWKGTSEADFHEKAKQVSTLFFDKDEDIRALKQYTLFGIKGIAAYAEHAFNLGFEEQDIYNFMEETLVMISKPMNLKDMLDWLVKTGEYGVKVMALLDKANTSTFGNPEISKVNIGVGKNPGILISGHDLNDLEQLLIQTEGKGVDVYTHSEMLPSHAYPHFKKYKHLVGNYGNAWHRQLDEFETFNGPVLFTTNCLVPPRKTTTYNDRIFTTGAAGMPEWKVIDKKLANGHKDFSEIIELAKTCPPPTEIENGEITIGFAHNQVLALAGKILDAVNSGAIKRLVVMSGCDARQKSREYYTEFAKQLPKDTVILTSGCAKYRYNKLKLGDINGIPRVLDAGQCNDSYSWAVVALKLKEVLNLDDINKLPIIFNIAWYEQKAIIVHLALLYLGIKNTHIGPTMPGFLTPNLLKIVQDSFGVQTITTVEEDMKSFGLN
- a CDS encoding helix-turn-helix transcriptional regulator is translated as MAPFSKDIRTYTFPEFEGNNLSFSLRRLEDLYRMKHGESDIPHRHDYYTIIFFEKGAGTHIIDFTEYQIEDHSIYFIVPGQMHQVIPTSEPKGWTMKFTDEFLISNSISDKLINGIYLFNEFGQSPPLSINEMQMPVYLNIISQIEFFSNSLESYTQEAIGALMKLFFIQSNNHCSVYKNNNPQLQETTNQLLHSFKQLLNKHYASMHLVADFANKLNVTADYLNKTVKSITGKSAKDHIQTKIIIEAKRSLLFSEISSKELAYELGFEESAHFNNFFKKITGQTPSEFRVLARQS
- a CDS encoding pirin family protein; its protein translation is MKTILHKSETRGHANHGWLDTHHTFSFANYYNPQRVHFGMLRVLNDDQIAPGEGFGKHPHDNMEIITIPLYGELEHKDSMGNHGVITTGEIQVMSAGTGIFHSEFNKNKDKEVGLLQIWVLPNKKNVTPRYDQITLTDIQKPDEFYQILSPNSEDQGVWIYQNAWFHLGDLSEGWKGTYQLKDKKNGVYFFVIEGKVTVAGQELNRRDGLGVSEAESIEITTSAKTKLLVMEVPMQ
- a CDS encoding DoxX family protein, which translates into the protein MNTIKKFLATDQQSWSLLVARLALGLVILPHGMQKALGLFGGYGFSGTLGAFQSMGMPLLIGVLVILAEFVGSIGILAGAGTRFMAFSVGLTMAGAAVLGGHINNGFFMNWFGAQKGEGIEYFILVVGLALVLLIGGSGRYAVDNLISKKLK
- a CDS encoding ester cyclase gives rise to the protein MKKLIYLVLSAILSFTTIVSAEAQNVKKSTTPSQKEINKLRAEIKNLTANNAVITKNLVTFDTLDYTVFSNQQWVRLHESHAKNIKVNWPDGHFTIGIERHIADLSAMFVYAPNTQIKEHPIRFGSGNMTCVTGVMTGTFTKPMPIGDGKFIQPTGKSFKLPMCTVGIWKDGVMIEEYLFWDNQTYMNQLGLGK